The Rhodocytophaga rosea genome has a segment encoding these proteins:
- a CDS encoding ATP-binding protein gives MAEISNNNTGLSGEYFVAAELYRRGWSVGMTIGNAKAVDLFAEKDNRKIAIQVKSIYKKKNVGWPIMKTCIKDDCLYIFVNLNADKMESPDYYICTSTEVKNNMKQYSTRGIITLSALNQEQFKGNWKKLELTKDLHANFI, from the coding sequence ATGGCTGAAATATCAAATAACAATACAGGTCTATCAGGGGAATATTTTGTAGCGGCAGAACTCTATCGAAGAGGTTGGTCTGTTGGGATGACCATTGGTAATGCTAAAGCTGTTGACCTTTTTGCAGAGAAAGATAACAGGAAGATAGCCATCCAGGTAAAATCGATTTATAAAAAGAAAAATGTAGGTTGGCCTATTATGAAAACCTGCATTAAGGATGATTGCTTATACATATTTGTCAACTTAAATGCTGACAAGATGGAATCTCCAGATTATTACATCTGTACATCTACAGAAGTTAAAAATAATATGAAACAGTACTCCACAAGAGGAATTATAACTTTATCTGCTTTGAATCAGGAACAGTTCAAGGGCAACTGGAAAAAATTAGAATTAACAAAAGATTTACATGCCAACTTTATTTAA